The following proteins are encoded in a genomic region of Microbulbifer sp. MKSA007:
- a CDS encoding 4'-phosphopantetheinyl transferase superfamily protein: MLTGEENERSARYRFIRDRRAYELGRFIVRTTLKTTTPLEPFAIRDRGKPYINGYPAFNISHSGGLVAVALARKEPLGVDIELIRSDNQPTDLVAAVCHPAECRELARYSEQERDEMFYRCWTRKEAVLKASGEGLRDDLRSLDVKLSQHQPTITSEALSMALFDVPLRWKGYSCTLAVDPGVTAIDVLSPFHSYQLACLEQVHNTEHVI; this comes from the coding sequence ATGTTGACCGGGGAAGAAAATGAAAGAAGTGCACGCTATCGGTTTATTCGAGACAGGCGAGCATATGAGTTGGGCCGCTTTATTGTTCGAACTACGCTCAAGACTACGACTCCTCTTGAGCCTTTTGCAATTAGAGATCGGGGCAAGCCCTACATAAATGGCTATCCAGCGTTCAACATAAGCCACTCTGGTGGATTGGTTGCTGTTGCATTAGCTCGCAAGGAGCCTTTGGGTGTTGATATCGAGTTGATCCGCTCAGACAATCAACCAACTGATCTGGTAGCTGCTGTTTGTCATCCGGCTGAGTGTCGAGAGCTTGCAAGATACTCCGAACAGGAGCGAGACGAGATGTTTTACCGTTGCTGGACCCGCAAAGAAGCCGTGCTGAAGGCGTCCGGTGAGGGTCTTCGAGATGATCTTCGTTCGCTTGATGTGAAGTTATCTCAGCATCAACCGACCATTACTTCTGAAGCTCTATCCATGGCGCTGTTTGATGTTCCTCTTCGCTGGAAAGGTTACAGCTGTACTCTTGCTGTTGACCCAGGTGTTACAGCTATAGATGTTCTCTCACCCTTCCATTCTTATCAACTCGCGTGTCTCGAGCAAGTCCATAACACTGAGCACGTCATCTAA
- a CDS encoding amino acid adenylation domain-containing protein: MNSTISHDHSASDYVDLKLGEEGPVQSSLFESISYYAARFPKLTAVQDHDSTLTYLELNTHSSRSAALLRQHGVKQGNAVAVCLPRSQELIVLMLAILKAGATVVPLDAASPPNRQAAILADSQARFLITSQEAHSRSVPSATYKTLHVGELVAGNLPDDQGQFQASSVASTAFLFYTSGTTGRPKGVQVPLTAIERLAHQPRFVPMSIGDRYAHISNPAFDALSFDVWVPLLTGGCIVVFSAEETADFEGFARKLEKRSIKTMFMTVSLFNAMVDYGATCFTTLEHLLIGGEQINPHTVQGWYEANPQSTCQIHNIYGPTECATFALSYPIPRSFSGDTVPIGRPIASTDCQLRSSNGEEANPTETAELYIGGAGVAHGYLNREEETQHSFVELSDGRRWYRTGDLVRLNNKGLVEYVGRVDRQVKVRGFRVELEEIEQGLQHFSKVQQAFVLAHQEPGKPLELHAYLTADTRLNYADLNAHMSAHLPDYMRPHQIFCIDEMPLNANGKIDRDAFQKMDCAPLRPAQSSSGTPDEILTDVLETAELVLSVPHLNGEDTMLIAGGDSLKAISLANHLNKTLGYRLVPSQLLNLTFSELADTIRNQGPQLNVLPPVPSPSNISKAHATSEQKRLWLQQQKNPSDTSYNTPFTFRFAGELNPEKLERASRALAKQHPALRTSFHLTDDGVEQHVAQNNPEMFHYHGVLEQNEIAALQNTLFGQPFDLEVPHLFQLHLAHESDGSSVLILHAHHIVLDGWSLNILFEDLSRAYQAQLDEEVSEQAQTSLTTLDFAVWQAQTWESEHYKTQREKLFKIYEEAEFSACWSPVLNSKRAGQEGPAGRTRLMRLDDAHRAKLISTAHQFSLTPHQVFHSLFAHALYAHLGKSRFTIASPVANRNTAEFEATVGMFANTMLLPVVIDPARTIGQNTSALAEVSKRTLACQEVAFEHVVDHLQTTNRLSGLPFQFMFATENTRYETLNLNGEYSPPSFPEHIAPKCPLYLSVLDELETYQFYWEYDFAYFSTEDITQLEQAMLAGLSQVELEEPAGDIFKTDKQQQAAHLKGGDLALTHKTVAAWFQDQVLQTPHASALAWKDNTLSYQELGKLSDALAAHLQSKAIGFVDPSEPLRIALYMDASPEYIIALLALTKLGVTVVPLDLSYPQKLLQAVVSQAKPVAVLHQAGAPYPPELQQGDLLLIPVELEDLKGTQDVAALELTDSGRPLYTLFTSGSTGHPKGVDVYNETLCNLLHWQQEQGELPAAESTMQFSKLAFDVSFQEIFSTLCSGGCFHVIDPTWRQDMRCLLTYMRDNNIERIYMPFVALELFCEAALAFDIFPADLKNVVTAGEQLYCTRALRSFFDKLPQASLHNHYGPTETHVVCVHSLHDSPANWPTRPPIGNPIANTEILLVDDSYQPVVPDEAGHLLIGGQWVRHCYLNNADLNEDQFVELHPNGSSGPSQLYYKTGDIGVLDETGHLNYQGRQDHQVKISGHRVELGQLEMSLIDHDAIEQASVVFDGEHNKLYAYVSLRDSSISADDLDRHLSTRLPDYIRIDEFRQIENWPRTPSGKIDQRALKLCDWLLLETKKRKKHAKNANQRTNQLIAAFEDVVGSSLSADQTFFEAGCSSLQLMRYQMHLSKELGVKVSIADLFRYVTPAKLAEHIEKDGETEQLDSKEQSPQSADKVAIIGMALRVPGADNLAEFWSMVLENRSGIEHFTPNNPDFVGARSQMSEMLSFDPEYFGISPREAALMDPQQRHFMMSCVHALENAGISPHHNDQNIGVIASCGETTYYHAALRSASSTTLPDKFQMALHHEKDFLATKVAFQLDLKGPAITLQAACGSSLVGIHSAAGMLKNGECDVMLAGGVLVDPDMSEGYKYQSQHIFSKDGNCAPFSDKASGTIGASGVGVVVLKCLDRALSDGDRIYAVLEGSAINNDGRSKMSYTSPSVSGQEKVIRQALANADLRGDQIGYVEAHGTGTQLGDPIEVQALSNAYGKLTEDSCALSSVKSQIGHLGAGAGVLGLIRAALSVYHGYLPPNLGFERSNPELGLDEKGFYVPPVGKPWESPEPRYAGVSSFGIGGTNTHVVLGQALQQPAFEAVTPQHNNSSSPSNTANRQSTPPPWDHPGYSFNLRQYTVFEQEFSQTQKNIIPPKQLPESEWLSQMVWQPVCRIESNKAGRVPRTAVVLLDANSTLDDLLPLNEVYNLVVPVFIEGQALATVSDNISVNPFCKSSVEQLTQRLANMDLEEVDWIHSLPLFYRGTGDKLADLQQAQSACLDSLTYFLQAQQECDLKISRICLLSSGALPVFGTVNQPQHGMLAGPLSVIPQEFGIQTLWLDVEDIPSSTGWSEIVFALSIEKQDAQRLALRNGFVWQPKVSTLSTNNQTTAIAEAEKEGLFVVTGGSGAIGTQVCKSLLSDPQSQVAIVSRNPSVPADLLQEISRIHLIKADIGNPDTWATTLDSIAEINLPITGIVHASGVGEGNLISFRDPANAHKKMRSKYEGSIFVEHFIERFQPARAIYCSSVSAVLGGAGQLDYASSNALMDSFAHFRNPAAPHTVRTSINWEIWNESGMAVSAELRDELHQQHLKVGLSNDEGRRIFSQIRTTSLPQVLVSTCDIEDSQYFYRSLIGDNLENTPDNAETKIVTIQKQTETLLLEQLGLDQIDPDECLHDLGMDSLTLLDLVGLLEKHGVRLLLSQVPRNSSLRQIMELAEQQLEVKPNSNKTTWSDAIAVHEWQAGYDDGTVVLIHPVGGDVEAYRELAAKLPDTAQILVIADPRHSNPDLLEISLKERARVYADTLIKKLATRKVQLVGWSFGAWVAHEVALYFHDKSGISGQLTLIDPPAPNSRADLQQLSKHEIEQIFLKELSEKWGADNVQSSEEGMRGEQHEYREALIRCTSSNIKAMVNHQMRPVPSWKANVILASETAEGLNENQNTSANNRISWLEVLPNLQNWKVIEADHYSIMRGKALDDVLSVMDLLETRELIRMEG, translated from the coding sequence ATGAACAGCACTATCTCACATGACCATTCAGCCTCTGATTATGTTGACTTGAAGTTGGGTGAGGAAGGTCCGGTCCAGTCCTCACTGTTTGAGAGCATCAGTTATTATGCTGCACGTTTTCCAAAACTGACAGCCGTTCAGGACCATGACAGCACGCTCACCTATCTGGAACTCAACACACATTCTTCCCGGTCCGCAGCACTGCTGAGGCAGCATGGTGTGAAGCAAGGTAATGCTGTTGCTGTTTGCTTGCCGCGGTCTCAGGAACTCATTGTCCTCATGCTTGCAATCCTGAAAGCAGGAGCGACTGTTGTCCCGCTGGATGCTGCAAGTCCACCAAACAGGCAAGCTGCTATTTTAGCTGATAGTCAGGCGCGCTTCCTGATCACATCACAAGAAGCACACTCCAGATCCGTTCCCTCGGCAACATACAAAACTCTCCATGTAGGCGAGTTGGTTGCTGGAAATTTGCCCGATGACCAAGGCCAGTTCCAAGCCTCCTCAGTCGCCAGCACGGCTTTTCTTTTTTACACGTCCGGAACAACGGGAAGACCAAAGGGTGTGCAAGTTCCTCTGACGGCCATTGAGAGGCTCGCGCATCAGCCGCGTTTCGTTCCAATGTCCATTGGAGATCGCTACGCACACATTTCCAACCCGGCATTTGATGCCCTCAGCTTTGATGTCTGGGTGCCGCTTTTAACAGGTGGCTGTATCGTTGTTTTCTCTGCAGAGGAAACAGCTGACTTTGAAGGTTTTGCGAGGAAGCTGGAAAAGCGCTCCATCAAAACTATGTTCATGACAGTCTCGCTGTTCAACGCCATGGTTGATTACGGGGCAACCTGTTTCACCACACTCGAACATCTGTTGATCGGTGGAGAGCAAATCAACCCGCACACCGTACAGGGCTGGTATGAGGCAAACCCACAAAGCACTTGCCAAATACACAACATCTATGGCCCTACAGAGTGCGCCACTTTTGCATTGAGCTACCCCATACCCCGCAGCTTTAGCGGTGATACTGTTCCAATCGGCAGACCCATTGCCAGCACAGACTGTCAGCTGCGGTCTTCCAATGGCGAGGAAGCCAACCCAACAGAGACTGCTGAACTCTACATTGGCGGAGCTGGCGTAGCGCATGGCTATCTGAACAGAGAAGAGGAAACACAGCACAGCTTTGTCGAGCTTTCAGATGGCCGGAGGTGGTATCGCACCGGTGATCTGGTCCGCCTCAACAACAAAGGACTCGTAGAATATGTTGGCCGCGTTGACAGGCAAGTTAAAGTCCGTGGGTTTCGTGTTGAACTGGAGGAAATAGAACAGGGGCTCCAGCATTTTTCTAAGGTGCAGCAAGCGTTTGTACTCGCACATCAGGAACCCGGAAAACCGCTCGAGCTACACGCGTATCTGACAGCGGATACGCGTCTAAACTATGCAGATCTTAATGCCCACATGTCAGCGCATCTGCCGGATTACATGCGCCCTCACCAGATCTTTTGCATTGACGAAATGCCCCTGAATGCAAACGGCAAAATTGATCGAGATGCCTTCCAGAAGATGGACTGCGCTCCACTCCGCCCCGCACAATCTTCCAGTGGAACTCCAGATGAAATCCTCACGGATGTTCTGGAGACTGCAGAGCTCGTTCTGAGTGTGCCTCACTTGAATGGTGAGGATACAATGCTCATCGCAGGCGGAGACTCCCTGAAGGCGATTAGTCTTGCAAATCACCTGAACAAGACACTTGGCTATCGCTTAGTTCCATCCCAGCTCCTAAATCTAACTTTTTCTGAGCTTGCAGATACGATCCGAAATCAAGGCCCTCAGCTGAACGTCTTGCCGCCGGTTCCCTCCCCGTCAAACATTTCGAAAGCCCACGCGACGTCTGAGCAGAAGCGTTTGTGGCTGCAGCAGCAAAAGAACCCTTCTGACACCTCTTACAACACACCCTTCACTTTCCGGTTCGCCGGAGAGCTCAATCCCGAAAAGCTAGAGAGAGCGTCACGAGCTCTCGCAAAACAACATCCAGCGCTGCGCACCAGCTTTCACCTGACGGACGATGGAGTGGAACAGCACGTTGCGCAGAATAATCCTGAGATGTTTCATTACCACGGTGTCTTAGAGCAGAACGAGATCGCAGCACTGCAAAACACACTCTTCGGTCAACCGTTTGACCTTGAAGTGCCCCACTTGTTTCAGCTTCATCTTGCGCATGAATCCGATGGTTCAAGTGTGCTCATCCTCCATGCGCATCACATCGTTTTGGATGGTTGGTCCCTCAATATCTTGTTTGAGGACCTTTCCCGGGCTTATCAGGCTCAACTCGACGAAGAGGTCTCCGAGCAGGCACAGACCTCCCTCACCACGCTGGATTTTGCAGTTTGGCAAGCGCAAACCTGGGAAAGCGAGCATTACAAAACACAGCGGGAAAAACTCTTCAAAATCTACGAGGAAGCAGAGTTCTCCGCATGTTGGTCACCTGTGTTGAACTCAAAACGTGCTGGTCAGGAAGGGCCAGCAGGTCGCACGCGTTTGATGCGTCTTGATGATGCTCATCGGGCAAAGTTGATTTCAACCGCACATCAGTTTTCTCTGACACCTCATCAGGTTTTCCATTCTCTTTTCGCACACGCGCTTTATGCGCATTTGGGCAAATCAAGATTTACAATCGCGAGCCCAGTAGCAAACCGCAACACAGCAGAGTTTGAAGCGACTGTTGGAATGTTTGCCAACACAATGCTGTTGCCGGTTGTGATCGATCCTGCCCGAACCATTGGACAGAACACGAGCGCATTGGCCGAAGTTTCAAAACGCACACTTGCCTGTCAGGAGGTTGCTTTTGAACATGTCGTAGATCACTTGCAGACAACGAACCGCTTATCAGGCCTGCCTTTCCAGTTCATGTTTGCGACTGAAAACACGCGGTATGAAACGCTGAACCTGAACGGAGAATATTCGCCGCCATCTTTCCCAGAGCACATCGCCCCTAAGTGCCCGTTGTACCTTTCAGTTCTGGACGAGCTTGAGACCTACCAGTTCTATTGGGAATATGATTTCGCTTACTTCAGTACCGAGGACATTACGCAGCTGGAGCAAGCCATGCTCGCTGGGTTATCTCAAGTAGAACTGGAAGAACCCGCAGGCGATATTTTCAAGACCGACAAGCAGCAACAGGCAGCTCATCTCAAAGGGGGTGATTTAGCCCTGACACATAAAACAGTGGCAGCCTGGTTCCAAGATCAGGTTCTGCAAACACCCCATGCCTCTGCTCTGGCATGGAAAGATAATACACTTTCCTATCAAGAGCTTGGCAAGCTATCAGACGCACTCGCAGCGCATCTGCAGTCTAAGGCCATTGGTTTTGTCGATCCATCAGAGCCATTGCGTATCGCGCTCTACATGGACGCCTCTCCAGAGTACATCATTGCGCTCCTTGCTCTGACAAAGCTGGGCGTAACAGTCGTACCGCTGGACCTCAGCTATCCCCAAAAACTGCTGCAAGCCGTTGTCTCACAAGCCAAGCCAGTGGCAGTTCTCCATCAAGCTGGAGCACCCTACCCACCAGAGCTTCAACAGGGTGATCTCCTCCTAATTCCGGTGGAACTGGAAGACCTCAAAGGTACTCAAGATGTAGCGGCTTTGGAACTTACTGACAGCGGAAGACCGCTGTACACCCTGTTCACCTCAGGTTCGACAGGCCACCCCAAAGGAGTTGACGTCTACAACGAAACACTCTGCAACTTGTTGCATTGGCAGCAAGAACAAGGAGAGTTACCTGCTGCTGAAAGCACCATGCAATTCTCTAAGCTGGCCTTTGATGTTTCGTTTCAGGAGATATTTTCGACACTCTGCTCCGGTGGCTGTTTCCATGTCATTGACCCCACCTGGCGGCAGGACATGCGATGCCTGCTGACATACATGCGCGACAACAATATTGAGCGCATCTATATGCCTTTTGTAGCTCTGGAGTTGTTCTGTGAAGCCGCTTTGGCGTTCGATATTTTTCCGGCTGATCTGAAGAATGTTGTAACAGCGGGCGAACAACTTTATTGCACCAGAGCCCTGCGCAGTTTCTTCGACAAACTGCCTCAGGCTTCCCTGCACAATCACTACGGCCCAACAGAAACCCATGTGGTTTGCGTTCATAGCCTCCATGATTCTCCCGCAAACTGGCCAACCCGTCCTCCTATTGGTAACCCTATAGCCAATACGGAAATTTTGCTTGTCGACGACAGCTACCAACCCGTTGTTCCTGACGAAGCAGGCCATCTCCTCATTGGTGGCCAATGGGTCCGTCACTGCTATTTGAACAACGCAGACCTAAACGAAGACCAGTTCGTTGAACTCCACCCAAATGGCAGTTCTGGCCCATCACAGCTTTACTACAAAACAGGCGATATTGGCGTTCTGGATGAGACTGGCCACCTGAACTATCAGGGCCGTCAGGATCATCAGGTGAAAATTTCCGGTCACCGGGTCGAACTTGGCCAGCTGGAAATGTCACTCATCGATCACGATGCCATCGAGCAGGCTTCCGTTGTGTTCGATGGAGAGCACAACAAACTTTATGCTTATGTCAGCCTTCGGGACAGTTCCATCAGTGCAGATGATCTTGACCGCCACCTTTCAACTCGGCTTCCAGATTATATCCGTATCGACGAATTCAGGCAGATCGAAAACTGGCCGCGCACACCAAGTGGCAAGATCGACCAGAGAGCGTTGAAGCTGTGTGATTGGCTTCTTCTTGAAACGAAGAAACGCAAAAAACACGCAAAAAACGCAAACCAACGCACAAACCAACTCATCGCGGCATTTGAAGATGTTGTCGGCTCTTCACTCTCTGCAGATCAAACGTTCTTCGAGGCTGGTTGCTCCTCTCTGCAACTGATGCGTTACCAAATGCACCTGAGCAAAGAATTGGGTGTGAAGGTGAGTATTGCTGATTTATTCCGCTATGTAACACCCGCTAAACTGGCAGAACATATTGAAAAGGATGGTGAAACAGAGCAACTGGACAGCAAAGAGCAATCACCTCAGAGCGCGGATAAAGTTGCCATCATCGGCATGGCACTCAGAGTTCCAGGCGCAGATAATCTTGCAGAGTTCTGGTCCATGGTGCTCGAAAACCGAAGTGGTATCGAACATTTCACGCCTAACAATCCTGACTTCGTTGGTGCCCGAAGTCAGATGAGCGAAATGCTGTCGTTTGATCCCGAGTACTTCGGCATCAGCCCCCGCGAAGCCGCGCTCATGGATCCGCAGCAACGCCATTTCATGATGAGCTGCGTACATGCTCTTGAAAATGCTGGTATTTCTCCTCACCACAACGACCAGAACATCGGCGTTATTGCAAGCTGCGGTGAAACAACCTACTACCACGCCGCCCTCCGTTCAGCCTCCTCAACTACCCTTCCCGACAAGTTCCAAATGGCCCTGCACCACGAGAAAGACTTCCTCGCCACCAAGGTTGCCTTTCAACTTGATCTCAAAGGCCCAGCCATAACACTACAAGCTGCTTGCGGTAGCTCACTGGTTGGTATTCACAGTGCAGCAGGCATGCTCAAAAATGGCGAATGCGATGTCATGCTTGCAGGTGGTGTCCTTGTCGATCCCGACATGAGTGAAGGCTATAAGTATCAGTCACAACACATCTTTTCCAAGGACGGCAACTGCGCACCCTTCAGCGATAAAGCCAGCGGAACCATTGGTGCAAGCGGCGTAGGTGTAGTGGTTTTGAAGTGCCTGGATCGTGCTCTTTCCGACGGAGATCGCATTTACGCAGTTCTTGAAGGATCGGCTATCAACAACGATGGACGGTCCAAAATGAGCTATACTTCTCCTTCTGTTTCCGGCCAGGAGAAGGTCATTCGACAAGCTCTTGCGAATGCTGATTTACGTGGTGACCAAATCGGTTACGTCGAAGCTCATGGAACAGGAACACAGCTGGGCGATCCCATTGAAGTACAAGCACTTTCCAATGCCTATGGCAAACTCACGGAAGATTCCTGTGCACTCTCATCCGTTAAAAGCCAGATTGGACATCTAGGAGCCGGTGCCGGCGTTCTTGGCCTCATTAGAGCAGCGCTCTCAGTTTATCATGGATATTTGCCACCAAATCTTGGTTTTGAGCGCTCCAACCCAGAACTAGGCTTGGATGAAAAAGGCTTTTATGTTCCACCTGTTGGCAAGCCCTGGGAAAGCCCTGAACCCCGTTATGCAGGCGTAAGCAGCTTTGGGATTGGCGGCACTAACACACACGTTGTCTTGGGCCAAGCCTTGCAACAACCAGCCTTTGAAGCAGTTACTCCGCAACATAACAACAGCTCGTCTCCCTCCAACACCGCTAACCGGCAAAGCACGCCGCCACCGTGGGATCACCCGGGATATAGCTTCAACCTTCGACAATATACTGTTTTCGAACAGGAATTCTCCCAAACTCAGAAGAACATCATCCCCCCTAAGCAGCTTCCAGAAAGCGAATGGCTCAGTCAAATGGTCTGGCAGCCTGTGTGCCGGATCGAAAGCAACAAAGCTGGCAGAGTTCCAAGAACGGCAGTTGTATTGCTGGACGCAAATAGCACTCTTGATGATCTGTTGCCACTCAATGAAGTCTATAATCTGGTTGTTCCTGTCTTCATTGAGGGCCAAGCTTTAGCTACCGTCTCAGACAATATCTCAGTAAATCCATTCTGCAAGAGTTCCGTTGAGCAGCTTACTCAGCGGCTCGCAAACATGGATCTTGAAGAAGTAGACTGGATACATTCCCTTCCGCTCTTTTACAGGGGGACTGGAGATAAACTGGCAGATCTCCAGCAAGCTCAAAGCGCCTGTTTAGATAGCCTAACTTATTTTCTGCAAGCTCAGCAAGAATGCGATCTAAAAATCTCCAGAATATGCTTGCTCTCCAGCGGAGCTCTACCCGTATTCGGTACGGTCAACCAGCCACAACATGGCATGCTTGCAGGCCCACTGTCAGTTATTCCTCAAGAGTTTGGTATTCAAACACTCTGGTTGGACGTTGAAGACATTCCATCTAGCACTGGATGGTCAGAAATTGTCTTTGCACTCTCAATTGAGAAACAGGACGCGCAGCGTCTCGCATTAAGAAATGGGTTCGTTTGGCAGCCCAAAGTCTCTACTTTGTCTACGAACAACCAAACTACAGCCATCGCTGAAGCGGAGAAAGAAGGTCTATTTGTGGTGACCGGCGGTAGCGGAGCTATCGGAACTCAGGTTTGCAAGAGTTTACTGTCTGACCCTCAGTCTCAAGTCGCAATCGTTTCACGCAATCCGAGTGTCCCAGCAGACTTATTGCAAGAGATCTCCAGAATACATCTGATCAAAGCAGACATAGGAAACCCTGATACTTGGGCAACTACTTTAGATAGCATCGCAGAGATAAACTTGCCCATTACTGGGATCGTCCATGCATCAGGTGTCGGTGAAGGAAACCTGATCTCGTTTCGAGATCCTGCCAACGCTCACAAGAAGATGCGTTCAAAGTACGAGGGAAGTATTTTCGTCGAGCACTTTATTGAGAGATTCCAGCCAGCAAGGGCTATTTACTGCTCATCCGTGTCTGCCGTTCTTGGTGGCGCTGGCCAGCTCGACTACGCCTCCTCTAATGCTTTGATGGACAGTTTTGCGCATTTCAGGAATCCAGCAGCACCTCATACTGTGAGAACGTCCATCAATTGGGAAATCTGGAATGAGAGCGGAATGGCCGTTTCTGCTGAGTTGCGCGATGAACTACATCAGCAACATCTGAAGGTTGGGCTATCAAATGACGAAGGACGGCGCATCTTCTCTCAGATACGAACGACATCTCTCCCGCAAGTCCTGGTTAGCACTTGCGACATTGAAGACTCTCAATACTTCTATCGATCTCTGATCGGAGATAATCTTGAAAACACACCTGACAACGCTGAGACGAAAATCGTCACGATTCAAAAACAAACTGAAACTCTATTACTAGAGCAGCTTGGGCTTGATCAGATCGATCCTGACGAGTGCCTCCATGATCTGGGTATGGACTCCCTTACTCTTCTCGATCTTGTGGGTTTACTAGAGAAACACGGGGTCCGTTTATTGCTTTCCCAAGTTCCTAGAAACTCCTCTCTAAGACAGATCATGGAGTTGGCTGAACAGCAGCTTGAGGTCAAGCCTAACTCCAACAAGACTACATGGTCTGATGCCATAGCTGTGCATGAATGGCAGGCTGGATATGATGACGGAACCGTTGTTCTCATACATCCGGTTGGTGGTGATGTGGAAGCCTATCGTGAACTGGCAGCAAAACTTCCTGATACCGCCCAGATCCTTGTCATAGCTGACCCTCGCCACAGTAACCCCGACCTCCTGGAGATCAGTCTAAAAGAAAGAGCGAGGGTTTACGCGGACACATTGATCAAAAAGCTCGCAACACGAAAAGTTCAGTTGGTCGGCTGGTCATTTGGGGCGTGGGTCGCACACGAAGTAGCGCTCTATTTCCATGACAAGTCAGGCATCTCTGGCCAGTTGACGTTGATCGACCCGCCAGCCCCAAACTCACGCGCAGATTTGCAGCAGCTAAGCAAACATGAAATTGAGCAGATATTCTTAAAGGAGCTGAGCGAAAAATGGGGAGCCGATAACGTCCAATCTAGCGAAGAGGGCATGCGCGGAGAACAACACGAGTATCGGGAAGCTCTTATCCGCTGTACATCCTCCAACATCAAGGCGATGGTCAATCACCAAATGCGTCCGGTTCCTTCTTGGAAGGCGAATGTAATTTTGGCATCTGAAACAGCCGAAGGGTTGAATGAAAACCAAAACACCAGTGCAAACAACCGAATAAGTTGGCTTGAAGTTCTTCCAAATCTACAGAACTGGAAGGTCATTGAGGCCGATCACTACTCCATAATGAGGGGTAAGGCGTTAGATGACGTGCTCAGTGTTATGGACTTGCTCGAGACACGCGAGTTGATAAGAATGGAAGGGTGA
- a CDS encoding alpha/beta fold hydrolase, which yields MPSPWFDAETHPNKLNLVCLPQAGGDTSLYNRWKVLLGDQVNVMPAKFPGRGVRLGEPSINCMEEVVDQLVQEVGQFGEAPFALLGSSMGGWIAYELALCLAKQHHLKPTALFVLASASPFAPRNLPFLEGCTREEMIEELISFNPDFKQIAEHDELVSLLLPAITSDFKLCETYRPRAPWKVKSPIFAFAGREDQIVERSKVEEWKTLSSETVVIDDVEGGHFFIEERPVKVLDQIREHAANVVHQMSQSATLQLA from the coding sequence ATGCCTTCTCCTTGGTTTGATGCAGAGACCCATCCGAACAAGCTGAACTTGGTTTGCCTGCCTCAAGCGGGGGGCGATACAAGTTTGTACAACCGATGGAAGGTGCTGCTTGGTGATCAGGTGAACGTGATGCCTGCGAAGTTTCCTGGCCGTGGAGTTCGGCTGGGAGAACCATCAATCAATTGTATGGAAGAAGTTGTCGATCAATTAGTGCAAGAGGTTGGGCAGTTCGGAGAAGCCCCATTTGCACTGCTTGGGTCCAGTATGGGGGGATGGATTGCTTATGAGTTGGCTCTCTGCCTTGCCAAGCAACATCATCTTAAACCAACAGCGCTGTTTGTGCTGGCTTCAGCCTCTCCGTTTGCCCCAAGAAACCTTCCGTTCCTTGAAGGATGTACGCGAGAGGAAATGATTGAAGAGCTCATCTCGTTTAATCCTGACTTTAAGCAGATCGCTGAGCATGATGAGCTGGTGAGCTTACTGCTACCTGCGATTACCAGTGATTTTAAGCTCTGCGAGACTTATCGGCCACGTGCCCCTTGGAAGGTTAAGTCCCCCATTTTTGCGTTCGCAGGACGTGAAGACCAAATTGTCGAGCGGAGCAAAGTGGAAGAATGGAAGACTTTGAGCTCTGAAACCGTAGTTATTGACGACGTGGAAGGTGGACATTTCTTCATTGAAGAACGACCAGTCAAGGTACTTGATCAGATAAGAGAGCACGCTGCAAACGTAGTTCATCAGATGTCTCAATCCGCAACCTTGCAGCTAGCGTAA